The proteins below come from a single Triticum aestivum cultivar Chinese Spring chromosome 5D, IWGSC CS RefSeq v2.1, whole genome shotgun sequence genomic window:
- the LOC123121156 gene encoding uncharacterized protein, with product MEVRSRRRLRRSPPPPPPHGALPVCDLNVDDRISALHDDMLLLVLVRLRCASMAARTDVLSRRWRGLWARLPDLTFRYVPPGGIEAALSRVALPAAVSLLDIRFPGFSSPAWGKADDVRAKSLLRAAARLSPEELVFTLSSYTAVKPGRPVEIVVPCFRRATSMELDTNSLRLKPPPAGQLPVLERLSLSGNIVDLGTMLSRCPRLRVLRVTFRSTNPDSLEAALSSLEAAVALGLTVSLLHIHHTNIDWWRYSIGAARFSSLLGSMARVSPQELVLVDGYHECYNIDLPCFRRTTAIQMRLYTVRFTHLPEDHFPALESLSLEGCCTIPDLATLVTRCPRLRVLKATIDDHTDHVTVYSTSLQELYINAAKDTECRGIDIVTPLLKRLNLEVKADMDLSMSISTPMVERVSLTRSYTNSPLLFGFWSLKSMRLETTESYKYYKDGGLSNINYQEAACSQPPRIHSLVFSIFADNNFHLGAVPLNFAHEMKKLLITNYSMLELHLSTKGHVLGALMLRLLGMHQIRTAIQSLKVILSGWCRMSQTSKCLENCLCNEPNNWRSQSISLTHLEEVEIDNFGGGDSEIDFITMIFGWAPVLKGMTIRLAHGMKQSDTEFCVMNISIICLVYPSVDCFIYPSYYGELVWRTPIKLPCS from the exons ATGGAAGTGCGATCAAGGCGTCGCCTcaggcgctcgccgccgccgccgccgccgcatggaGCACTCCCAGTGTGTGATCTTAACGTCGATGACCGCATCAGCGCCCTCCACGACGACATGCTCCTGCTGGTACTCGTGCGCCTGCGCTGCGCCAGCATGGCGGCGCGCACCGACGTCCTCTCGCGCCGGTGGCGTGGCCTCTGGGCCCGCCTCCCCGATCTCACCTTCCGCTACGTCCCGCCCGGAGGGATCGAAGCGGCGCTCTCCCGCGTCGCGCTCCCCGCAGCAGTTTCTCTTCTCGACATCCGTTTCCCGGGTTTTTCGTCGCCGGCATGGGGAAAGGCCGACGACGTCCGCGCCAAGTCGCTGCTGCGCGCCGCCGCGCGGCTCTCGCCGGAGGAGCTCGTCTTCACCCTCTCGTCGTATACTGCAGTAAAACCAGGCCGTCCCGTCGAAATCGTCGTGCCATGCTTCCGCCGGGCCACATCGATGGAGCTGGATACGAACAGCCTCCGCCTCAAACCGCCGCCGGCAGGCCAGCTCCCCGTGCTCGAGAGGTTGTCTCTCTCCGGCAACATTGTTGACCTTGGCACCATGCTCAGCCGCTGCCCACGGCTACGCGTGCTCAGGGTCACCTTCCGTAGCACGAATCCCGACTCGCTTGAAGCGGCTCTCTCCTCTCTTGAAGCCGCTGTGGCGCTCGGCCTTACGGTGTCCCTCCTCCACATCCACCACACTAATATTGATTGGTGGAGGTACAGTATTGGGGCTGCTCGCTTCTCCTCCCTTCTCGGTTCCATGGCAAGGGTCTCCCCTCAGGAGCTCGTCCTCGTCGACGGCTACCACGAATGTTATAATATTGACCTGCCTTGCTTCCGGCGCACAACGGCAATCCAGATGAGATTGTACACCGTCCGCTTCACACATCTACCGGAGGATCATTTCCCTGCGCTCGAGAGTCTATCCCTCGAGGGTTGTTGCACCATCCCCGACCTTGCCACATTGGTCACGCGATGTCCTCGCTTGCGCGTTCTCAAGGCAACCATAGATGATCATACAGACCATGTCACAGTCTACTCGACGTCGCTACAGGAGCTTTACATCAATGCCGCTAAAGACACAGAATGCCGGGGCATTGACATTGTGACTCCGTTGCTTAAACGGCTGAACCTGGAGGTCAAGGCTGACATGGACCTCAGCATGTCTATCTCGACACCTATGGTGGAGAGGGTCTCGTTGACGCGCTCGTATACAAATTCGCCTCTTTTATTTGGTTTTTGGTCGCTCAAGAGCATGAGATTGGAGACCACAGAGAGCTACAAATACTACAAAGATGGGGGTCTCAGCAACATCAACTACCAGGAAGCCGCGTGTTCGCAGCCCCCTCGCATTCATTCCCTGGTCTTTAGCATATTTGCCGAT aataattTTCATTTGGGTGCAGTGCCGCTGAACTTCGCGCATGAGATGAAGAAACTTCTGATCACCAACTATTCTATGTTGGAGCTACATCTCAGCACAAAGGGGCATGTTCTTGGAGCATTGATGTTGCGTCTTCTTGGGATGCACCAAATTCGAACCGCTATACAGAGCCTTAAGGTTATCCTATCAGGGTGGTGCAGG ATGTCACAAACATCAAAATGTCTTGAAAATTGTCTTTGTAATGAGCCCAACAACTGGAGGAGCCAAAGTATCTCCTTGACTCATCTTGAAGAAGTAGAAATCGACAACTTCGGCGGAGGGGACAGTGAGATTGATTTCATCACAATGATATTCGGATGGGCGCCAGTGCTTAAAGGAATGACCATCAGGCTGGCGCATGGCATGAAACAAAGTGACACTGAATTTTGTGTCATGAATATTAGCATTATATGTTTGGTGTATCCTTCTGTTGATTGCTTTATTTATCCCAGCTATTATGGTGAACTAGTTTGGCGTACGCCCATAAAATTACCATGCTCTTAG
- the LOC123126335 gene encoding anti-H(O) lectin-like gives MATAASRARSSILVSVCAGCFLLLCLSRDAAASPLSFSFDFSNKSTFGSRIQVMGDALQQDNLVDLTVDTSYRRGIHYLKGRMSYVDPVPFFDTTTHELTSFVTHFTFAIKPIQGEIRGDGMAFFLSSFPPTVPANSTGGNLGLIVQGDGNALGVDRFVAIVFKTFNNSDHIGIDINSALSSKNETALPDFSLNGSMTACITFNGTTGMIDASLQFNDNRSLGPFKVSYQLPDPTSLLPPEVAVGFSAGTGDYSERHQIMSWSFTTTLPQRKGLQSKTLRSMATRGPDPSLHIVCQSITNFILKTTNMSNTLILQRLIMYLISCTNYEFSDLFASLA, from the exons ATGGCGACGGCGGCTTCGCGTGCACGCAGCAGCATCCTCGTTTCTGTTTGCGCTGGGTGCTTCCTCCTGCTCTGCTTGTCGCGTGATGCAGCCGCCTCACCTCTCTCCTTCAGCTTCGACTTCTCCAACAAATCCACCTTCGGCTCAAGAATCCAAGTCATGGGCGACGCGCTCCAGCAAGACAACCTGGTCGACCTCACGGTCGACACCTCGTACAGGCGTGGTATCCACTATCTCAAGGGGCGGATGTCGTACGTCGACCCCGTGCCCTTCTTTGACACCACCACCCACGAGTTGACGAGCTTCGTCACGCACTTCACCTTCGCGATCAAGCCCATCCAAGGGGAGATAAGGGGGGATGGCATGGCTTTCTTCCTCTCCAGCTTCCCGCCGACAGTGCCGGCCAACTCGACCGGGGGCAACCTTGGCCTCATTGTCCAGGGTGACGGGAACGCCTTGGGCGTAGACCGGTTCGTCGCCATCGTGTTCAAGACGTTCAACAACTCGGACCACATCGGCATCGACATCAACTCTGCCTTGTCCTCCAAAAATGAAACGGCATTGCCCGACTTCAGCCTGAATGGCTCCATGACGGCGTGCATCACTTTTAATGGCACCACCGGCATGATCGACGCCTCCCTGCAGTTTAATGACAACCGTTCCCTTGGCCCCTTTAAGGTTAGTTATCAACTACCCGATCCCACATCCTTGCTCCCGCCGGAGGTGGCGGTGGGGTTTTCTGCAGGCACAGGCGACTACTCCGAGCGCCATCAGATAATGTCCTGGTCCTTCACCACAACTCTTCCTCAACGCAAAG GACTGCAATCAAAGACGTTAAGATCAATGGCTACCCGAGGGCCAGACCCAAGCCTGCATATAGTTTGCCAAAGCATCACTAACTTTATTTTGAAAACGACTAACATGAGTAATACACTAATTCTACAGAGACTCATCATGTACTTGATCTCCTGCACAAACTACGAATTCAGCGATCTGTTCGCATCGCTTGCTTGA